One genomic window of Hymenobacter sp. J193 includes the following:
- a CDS encoding BtaA family protein, with protein MHTEFHHVALDRIRYSLVWESAATLQAALPLGPTDEALIITSAGCNALNALLSEARHVTALDLNPVQNALLQFKTYLIGHFPHAVFRALLGLDGPAAVAAAWAEAAPQLSADLQAYWDRQLTEHPAGLLTAGKLESYLHGFLPTLPEATQQHLRQLIQFPTVAEQRVYFEQYLHNTAFRGQFETYFDEANLSKGRDPRLFRYAEESGGAAFYRRLRHQAATELLADNFFFRFFFFGPENLPEAILPPCYQARHFARLRARLPHLSIQTGEAVAYLLSPAGRTITRASLSNIFEYVSPTEFAQAMHALQARGNLRLVYWNLLQAQGDAGLDGLEPTPVAALPGTCFYLPDARLLNFPAPAVAASSPSTASSLVLL; from the coding sequence ATGCACACCGAATTTCACCACGTCGCACTCGACCGGATTCGCTACTCGCTGGTGTGGGAAAGCGCGGCCACTCTGCAGGCGGCCCTGCCCCTGGGCCCCACCGACGAAGCACTCATCATTACCTCCGCCGGCTGCAACGCCCTGAACGCGCTGCTCAGCGAGGCCCGCCACGTCACGGCCCTCGACCTGAACCCGGTGCAGAACGCACTGCTGCAGTTTAAAACCTACCTGATCGGGCATTTCCCCCACGCTGTATTCCGGGCGCTGCTGGGGCTCGATGGGCCGGCGGCCGTGGCCGCCGCCTGGGCCGAGGCTGCGCCTCAACTTTCTGCCGATCTGCAGGCGTACTGGGACCGGCAGCTAACTGAGCATCCGGCCGGGCTGCTCACGGCCGGCAAGCTGGAAAGCTACCTGCACGGCTTCCTGCCTACCCTGCCGGAGGCCACGCAGCAGCACTTGCGGCAGCTGATTCAGTTCCCCACGGTGGCGGAGCAGCGTGTTTACTTCGAGCAATATCTGCACAACACAGCCTTCCGGGGACAGTTCGAAACGTACTTTGATGAGGCCAACCTGAGCAAGGGCCGCGACCCGCGCCTGTTTCGCTACGCCGAAGAATCGGGCGGGGCCGCGTTCTACCGGCGCCTGCGCCACCAGGCAGCTACCGAGCTACTGGCCGACAACTTCTTTTTCCGCTTTTTCTTTTTTGGCCCTGAGAACCTGCCCGAGGCCATTCTGCCGCCCTGCTATCAGGCGCGCCACTTTGCCCGGCTGCGTGCCCGCCTGCCGCACCTGAGCATCCAGACCGGTGAGGCCGTGGCATATCTGCTCAGCCCGGCCGGCCGCACCATCACCCGGGCCAGCCTCTCCAATATCTTTGAGTACGTGAGCCCCACGGAGTTTGCGCAGGCCATGCACGCGCTGCAGGCCCGCGGCAACCTGCGGCTGGTGTACTGGAACCTGCTGCAAGCCCAGGGCGACGCCGGCTTAGACGGACTGGAGCCCACGCCCGTAG